One region of Bacteroidota bacterium genomic DNA includes:
- a CDS encoding response regulator, whose product MKKILLIEDNKDMRENISEILELANYSVVTAPNGRIGVELAGKETPDLIICDIMMPDLDGYGVLYLLSKNPATSGIPFIFLTAKAEKSDMRKGMSMGADDYLTKPFEEMELLNAVEARLRKNEIFKKEFNKNVEGLNEFLAKAKGLEELSKLSSERKIHHFKKKEMIYMEGDEPNGIVFINKGKVKTFKTNEDGKEFITSIQNEGDFIGYIDLIENTEYRESAEALEEAEICIIPKQDFFSLLYSNRDVAAKFIKLLSNNLQEMEEKLINLAYNSVRKRVADALISLQNQFVHHGDKSLVFSVSREDLASMVGTATESVIRTLSDFKEEKLIDIRDKNIYILNPDKLTRMKN is encoded by the coding sequence ATGAAAAAGATATTACTTATAGAAGACAACAAGGATATGCGGGAAAACATCTCCGAAATCCTCGAACTTGCCAATTACTCGGTTGTAACGGCTCCAAATGGCCGTATTGGGGTTGAATTAGCCGGTAAAGAAACTCCTGATTTAATTATTTGCGATATCATGATGCCCGATCTGGATGGTTATGGGGTATTGTATTTATTGAGCAAGAATCCGGCAACATCAGGAATTCCGTTTATTTTCCTTACAGCAAAAGCCGAAAAATCGGATATGCGAAAAGGTATGAGCATGGGTGCTGATGATTATCTGACGAAACCTTTTGAAGAAATGGAGCTGCTGAATGCGGTAGAAGCTCGTTTACGCAAAAATGAAATTTTCAAAAAGGAATTCAATAAAAATGTCGAAGGACTGAATGAGTTCCTTGCAAAAGCCAAAGGTCTCGAGGAATTGAGCAAACTTTCTTCCGAGAGAAAAATACATCATTTCAAGAAAAAAGAAATGATCTATATGGAAGGTGATGAGCCCAATGGAATCGTATTCATCAACAAGGGAAAAGTAAAAACCTTTAAAACAAATGAAGATGGTAAGGAATTTATCACTTCTATTCAAAATGAAGGTGATTTTATCGGATACATTGATTTGATTGAAAATACAGAATACCGTGAATCCGCTGAAGCACTTGAAGAGGCGGAAATCTGCATTATCCCAAAACAGGATTTTTTCTCTCTCTTGTATTCTAACCGTGATGTCGCGGCGAAGTTCATCAAACTGCTCAGCAATAACCTCCAGGAAATGGAAGAGAAACTGATCAACCTGGCCTACAACTCTGTAAGGAAACGAGTCGCTGACGCGCTGATTTCTCTGCAGAATCAATTTGTGCATCATGGGGACAAATCTCTTGTTTTCTCTGTTTCAAGGGAGGATCTGGCAAGTATGGTGGGTACAGCTACAGAATCTGTCATCCGTACGCTTTCTGATTTTAAGGAAGAAAAACTCATTGATATCCGTGATAAGAATATTTATATCCTGAACCCGGATAAATTAACAAGGATGAAGAACTAA
- a CDS encoding PAS domain S-box protein encodes MFKKVQFFGLALSLIIFGLTCFAPRALHLEFVYSLIVLMTIWSPGNRTTFDASVLLSGMIILGYFINFRKNPSETEDVVTNILPLLFIWAFTFAIIKYKESQEKLLKSTQHLDAMFKHATEGIIISNKKGEIVMANPRSLEQFGYKDIGLVGKQIELLIPDRFTPRHGHYRNEYYDELHNRPMGKGLSLFAKRRDSTEFPVEISLSSFKIKDQLYVISFIIDITERKKQEDIINQVNEELEGRVEMRTKELAEANYTLAEVNSSLQEEMEVRAKVEDALRDSQRLYSTIARNFPNGMICVIDKSMRTVFIDGKELQELNLKRDELTGMPVGSLPFWKGEPMVSDQMQKVFNWESISLDFEHNERNYSMISVPLPDAKGFVKEALIVVQNITELKNAEKEILLSLEKEKSLNEMKSKFVSIASHEFRTPLSTILSSVSLLEKYNKPEESEKRAKHIDRVKSSVKNLTEILNDFLSLEKLEGGNIEAHPSEFDLVNFSEDVKEELQIVAKPGQIINYKHEGQIREVNLDKQVLRNICFNLLNNAIKYSQEGKEIDFTTIIGDQIIVKVTDHGIGIPAEDQEHLFERFFRAANVTAIQGTGLGLNIVRRYVQLLKGNIEFSSEINKGTTFTVKIPLNTSTAV; translated from the coding sequence ATGTTTAAAAAAGTTCAGTTTTTCGGGTTGGCTTTGAGCTTGATTATCTTCGGATTAACTTGTTTTGCGCCCCGGGCACTTCACCTTGAGTTTGTTTATTCTCTCATTGTACTCATGACGATCTGGTCGCCAGGTAACCGAACGACTTTTGATGCGAGCGTATTGCTTTCCGGCATGATCATTCTCGGATACTTCATCAATTTCCGAAAGAATCCTTCGGAAACGGAAGATGTTGTAACCAATATTCTGCCCTTACTTTTTATTTGGGCCTTCACGTTTGCCATCATCAAATATAAGGAGTCACAGGAAAAGCTTCTAAAAAGCACACAGCATTTGGACGCGATGTTCAAGCATGCGACTGAAGGTATTATCATCAGTAATAAAAAGGGTGAAATCGTGATGGCTAATCCCAGGTCCCTTGAGCAATTCGGATATAAGGATATTGGTTTGGTCGGAAAACAAATCGAGCTGCTAATTCCTGACCGCTTCACTCCAAGGCATGGCCATTACCGCAATGAGTATTATGACGAATTGCACAACCGGCCAATGGGGAAAGGTCTCAGTTTGTTTGCTAAACGAAGGGATTCCACCGAATTCCCTGTTGAAATCAGTTTAAGTTCTTTTAAAATCAAAGACCAACTTTACGTCATCAGTTTTATCATTGATATCACAGAAAGAAAAAAGCAGGAAGACATCATTAACCAGGTCAATGAGGAACTTGAAGGAAGAGTAGAAATGCGAACGAAGGAGCTTGCGGAAGCCAATTATACCCTGGCAGAAGTGAATTCTAGTTTGCAGGAGGAGATGGAGGTCAGGGCAAAAGTGGAAGATGCCTTGCGGGATAGCCAGCGATTGTACAGTACGATTGCGAGAAATTTTCCGAACGGAATGATCTGTGTGATCGACAAATCAATGAGAACAGTGTTCATTGATGGTAAGGAATTGCAGGAATTGAATCTCAAGCGTGACGAACTCACCGGAATGCCGGTTGGATCACTACCCTTCTGGAAAGGTGAACCTATGGTTTCAGATCAAATGCAGAAAGTGTTCAACTGGGAAAGTATTTCTCTTGATTTTGAACACAATGAACGGAACTACAGTATGATTTCTGTGCCATTACCAGATGCCAAAGGCTTTGTAAAAGAAGCATTGATTGTAGTACAAAATATTACAGAGCTTAAAAACGCGGAGAAAGAAATCCTCTTATCATTAGAAAAGGAGAAATCGCTTAATGAAATGAAATCCAAATTCGTGTCCATTGCATCGCATGAATTTCGGACTCCATTAAGTACGATATTATCCTCTGTTTCACTTTTAGAAAAGTATAATAAACCCGAAGAATCCGAGAAAAGGGCAAAACACATTGACCGTGTAAAATCGTCTGTAAAAAACCTGACTGAAATTCTCAATGATTTCCTGAGTCTTGAGAAACTCGAAGGAGGCAATATCGAGGCACACCCCAGCGAATTTGATTTGGTTAATTTTTCAGAGGACGTAAAAGAAGAGCTTCAGATCGTCGCAAAACCGGGCCAAATCATCAATTACAAGCATGAAGGCCAGATTCGTGAAGTAAATCTGGACAAACAGGTACTTCGGAATATTTGCTTTAACCTTTTAAATAATGCCATAAAATATTCACAGGAAGGCAAGGAAATCGATTTTACCACCATTATTGGTGATCAAATAATTGTTAAAGTGACAGATCACGGTATCGGGATTCCGGCAGAAGACCAGGAGCACCTTTTTGAGCGATTTTTCAGGGCTGCTAATGTTACTGCCATCCAGGGAACCGGTTTGGGCTTAAATATTGTGCGCAGATATGTGCAATTATTGAAAGGAAACATAGAATTTAGCAGCGAAATCAATAAAGGTACTACCTTTACCGTCAAAATTCCATTGAACACTAGCACAGCAGTATGA
- a CDS encoding universal stress protein produces the protein MKNFNINPIRKILVPTDFSSNAKNATDYACNLAKTLDSKIVLFHSTHLPVVSANEVIMAVDPVSLEKDSLNHLNLLKKEIEKNFGQVEIENVTTIGFAVEEIIDVVKEQKIDLVVMGTKGASGMTEILIGSNTADVIEKCHCPVLAIPAESHFKVPKKVVFATNYADNDFQSIYLLAEIMKPFNAEIVILHVDDNQDSKMESRMLEWFKGQVNTNIPYDQFLFNLISGKNTIEALDQFIMENDVDILSVSMRKRNFFDKLTSKSLTRKLAYHTHIPLLAFHAHNVGGTPLF, from the coding sequence ATGAAAAATTTTAATATAAACCCAATTCGAAAAATTCTTGTGCCCACAGACTTTTCTTCGAATGCGAAGAATGCAACGGATTATGCATGCAACCTGGCCAAAACCCTGGATAGCAAAATAGTTTTGTTTCATTCGACACATCTTCCCGTTGTGTCAGCGAATGAAGTAATCATGGCTGTAGATCCGGTTAGCCTGGAAAAAGATTCATTAAATCATTTGAATTTACTCAAAAAAGAAATTGAAAAAAACTTTGGACAGGTTGAAATTGAAAATGTAACAACCATCGGTTTTGCTGTTGAAGAGATTATAGATGTAGTGAAGGAGCAGAAAATTGATCTGGTAGTAATGGGTACAAAAGGAGCCAGCGGAATGACCGAAATATTAATCGGCAGCAATACTGCGGATGTAATTGAAAAGTGTCATTGTCCGGTTTTAGCTATACCAGCTGAATCTCATTTTAAAGTTCCTAAAAAAGTAGTATTCGCGACCAATTATGCCGACAATGATTTTCAGTCCATCTATTTGTTGGCTGAAATAATGAAACCATTCAATGCTGAAATTGTAATTCTGCATGTAGACGATAACCAGGATAGCAAAATGGAAAGCAGGATGCTTGAATGGTTTAAAGGGCAGGTGAATACTAATATTCCGTACGATCAGTTTTTGTTTAATCTGATTTCCGGCAAAAACACAATAGAAGCTCTTGATCAGTTTATCATGGAAAATGATGTGGATATTCTTTCTGTTTCCATGCGGAAAAGAAATTTCTTTGACAAACTGACCAGTAAGAGTTTGACACGCAAGCTTGCCTACCATACTCATATCCCGCTTCTCGCATTTCATGCACACAATGTCGGCGGTACACCTTTGTTTTGA
- a CDS encoding cytochrome c produces the protein MKNKAIVLLSLSVCYLLYSLWVYTAGTAGPAITIHPDEAAQRGKLVYQKYNCAACHQIFGLGGYLGPELTTTMSQQGKGEILANAFLISGSPRMPNLHLQQQEVADVIEYLKYVDQIALAGKYSGSPIAVR, from the coding sequence ATGAAGAACAAAGCGATTGTTTTATTGAGCTTATCTGTTTGTTACCTCTTGTATTCCTTATGGGTATATACGGCAGGAACCGCAGGACCCGCAATCACCATACACCCTGATGAAGCTGCTCAAAGAGGAAAGCTCGTTTATCAGAAATACAATTGTGCCGCTTGTCATCAGATTTTTGGTCTGGGTGGTTATCTCGGTCCTGAGCTTACGACAACCATGTCGCAACAAGGCAAAGGGGAAATTCTTGCAAATGCGTTCCTCATAAGTGGCAGCCCTAGAATGCCAAACCTGCACCTGCAACAGCAGGAAGTCGCTGATGTCATCGAATACCTGAAATATGTCGATCAAATCGCGCTTGCAGGAAAATACAGTGGATCCCCAATAGCTGTACGATGA
- a CDS encoding tyrosine phenol-lyase — translation MKKSKRSWAEPYKIKMVELVHMTSREERKVALGKAGYNTFLLHSKDVYIDLLTDSGTSAMSDRQWAGMMTGDEAYAGSENFYHLEAAIRKYYGYRHVVPTHQGRGAENIISKIMIKPGDIIPGNMYFTTTRLHQELAGGTFADIIIDEAHDSLSEHPFKGNVDISKLDALVRQHGAKKISYVSLATSVNMAGGQPVSMANLKELRAYTNKHKIKIIHDMTRVAENAYFIKVREKGYANKSVAEIVKEICSLTDGATMSAKKDALVNIGGFLALNDKKLYDEASNLVVVYEGLHTYGGLAGRDMEAMAIGISESVQDDHIRARIGQVEYLGHQLLDMGIPIVIPIGGHGIFIDAKRFLPHLKQTQFPAQTLAAEIYLDSGVRTMERGIVSAGRNKETGDHYYPELELVRLTIPRRVYTQAHMDVVAESVNEVFLRRKKIKGLKMTFEPQYLRFFQAKFKPL, via the coding sequence ATGAAAAAATCAAAAAGATCCTGGGCCGAGCCCTATAAAATAAAAATGGTAGAGCTGGTGCACATGACCAGCCGTGAAGAAAGAAAAGTTGCTTTGGGAAAAGCCGGTTACAATACGTTCCTGCTCCATTCAAAAGATGTGTACATCGATTTGCTGACAGATAGCGGTACATCTGCTATGTCTGATCGCCAATGGGCGGGAATGATGACCGGTGACGAAGCCTACGCGGGTAGCGAAAATTTTTATCATCTCGAAGCAGCAATCCGGAAGTATTATGGTTACCGTCATGTAGTACCTACTCACCAGGGAAGAGGAGCAGAGAACATCATTTCAAAAATAATGATCAAACCGGGAGATATCATTCCCGGAAATATGTATTTCACCACCACTCGTCTTCACCAGGAACTTGCCGGCGGAACTTTCGCGGATATCATTATCGATGAAGCTCATGATTCACTAAGTGAACATCCATTCAAAGGAAATGTGGACATCAGTAAACTCGATGCCCTTGTTCGTCAGCACGGTGCTAAGAAAATATCTTATGTGTCGCTCGCGACTTCAGTGAATATGGCCGGCGGACAACCGGTATCGATGGCGAATCTGAAGGAACTGAGAGCTTATACAAATAAGCATAAAATAAAAATTATTCACGACATGACACGTGTCGCTGAAAACGCTTATTTCATAAAGGTCCGCGAAAAAGGATATGCGAATAAATCAGTTGCAGAGATTGTAAAAGAAATTTGTTCGCTCACAGATGGCGCGACGATGAGCGCGAAAAAAGACGCGCTGGTCAATATCGGTGGCTTCCTGGCATTGAACGATAAAAAATTGTACGACGAAGCCAGCAACCTGGTAGTGGTATATGAAGGTTTGCACACGTATGGCGGTTTAGCCGGACGCGATATGGAAGCGATGGCTATCGGTATTTCAGAATCAGTGCAAGACGATCATATTCGTGCCCGCATCGGACAGGTGGAATATCTCGGTCATCAATTGTTGGACATGGGAATTCCGATCGTTATCCCAATCGGCGGACATGGAATTTTTATCGATGCAAAAAGATTTTTGCCTCATCTGAAACAAACACAGTTTCCTGCGCAAACACTTGCTGCAGAAATTTATCTCGATTCAGGTGTGCGCACAATGGAAAGAGGGATTGTTTCCGCCGGAAGAAATAAGGAAACCGGCGACCACTATTACCCGGAACTGGAATTGGTTCGACTTACAATCCCGCGTCGTGTCTATACACAGGCACACATGGATGTTGTCGCGGAATCTGTTAATGAAGTATTCTTAAGAAGAAAAAAGATCAAAGGCTTGAAAATGACATTTGAGCCTCAGTATCTCCGTTTCTTCCAGGCGAAATTCAAGCCTTTATAG
- a CDS encoding cystathionine gamma-synthase family protein has protein sequence MERQFKPESLMMSFGYKPEWSEGALKCPIFQTSTFVFKSAEDGKAFFEVAYGLREKGKTEKLGLIYSRINNPDLEILENRLTLWDKADDCAVFESGLAAITTVLMEFLSPGDLLLYSSPLYGGTDHFIHQVLSRLGITSIAFHAGHSEKDIESMIEKSGKKDKLGLVYIETPANPTNSLIDMELCARIAAKFSTPARKIPLAVDNTYMGPLWQHPLQHGADLVLYSATKYIGGHSDVIAGACLGSFELMKRIKTLRTFLGNMAGPWTGWLLMRSLETLKVRMETQSKNAMKVADFLSKHPKVEKVYYLGLIKENDPQHEIYKRQCLNPGAMVSFDIKGGEAEAFDFLNHLRLIKLAVSLGSTESLAEHPATMTHCDVSKEDRDRLAISEKLIRLSIGVEYPDDIIWDIQQALEGA, from the coding sequence ATGGAAAGACAATTCAAACCCGAAAGCCTGATGATGTCATTCGGTTATAAACCGGAATGGTCAGAAGGCGCATTAAAATGCCCAATCTTTCAAACATCAACATTTGTTTTTAAGTCAGCGGAAGATGGAAAGGCGTTCTTTGAAGTGGCCTATGGTCTCCGTGAAAAAGGGAAGACTGAAAAACTCGGATTAATCTACTCGCGAATCAATAATCCGGATCTGGAAATTCTGGAGAACAGACTTACACTCTGGGATAAAGCCGATGATTGCGCTGTGTTTGAAAGCGGTCTCGCCGCAATCACCACTGTGCTGATGGAATTTTTATCACCCGGAGATCTTCTGCTTTACAGTTCTCCGCTCTATGGCGGAACGGATCATTTTATTCATCAGGTATTAAGCCGACTTGGAATTACAAGCATCGCCTTTCATGCCGGACATTCAGAGAAGGACATCGAATCCATGATTGAAAAGAGTGGAAAGAAAGACAAGCTGGGATTGGTTTACATTGAAACTCCGGCGAATCCCACCAATTCTCTTATCGATATGGAATTGTGCGCACGTATCGCCGCGAAATTTTCTACCCCTGCAAGAAAAATTCCTCTTGCTGTTGACAATACCTATATGGGTCCGCTATGGCAACATCCGTTGCAACATGGAGCCGATCTGGTATTGTATTCCGCCACAAAATACATTGGTGGGCACAGTGATGTGATTGCCGGTGCTTGCCTGGGTTCCTTTGAACTGATGAAGCGAATAAAAACTCTCAGGACTTTTCTGGGTAACATGGCCGGACCATGGACAGGCTGGCTCCTGATGCGTAGTCTTGAAACATTAAAGGTGCGAATGGAAACGCAAAGTAAGAACGCGATGAAAGTCGCTGACTTTCTCTCAAAGCATCCCAAAGTTGAAAAGGTTTATTATCTCGGTTTGATTAAAGAGAATGATCCTCAGCACGAAATCTACAAACGCCAATGCCTGAATCCCGGCGCGATGGTGTCCTTTGATATCAAAGGAGGAGAAGCGGAAGCTTTTGATTTTCTCAATCACCTTCGTCTGATCAAATTGGCGGTAAGTCTGGGCAGTACTGAATCATTAGCAGAACATCCTGCTACAATGACCCATTGCGATGTCTCCAAGGAAGACCGCGATCGCCTCGCCATCTCAGAAAAATTAATCCGCCTCTCCATCGGCGTAGAATATCCGGATGATATTATTTGGGATATACAGCAGGCACTTGAAGGAGCTTAG
- a CDS encoding tryptophanase yields the protein MHFKTIFEPFRIKMVEPLSVTTEAQRKEFLEEAHYNPFLLKSEQVLIDFLTDSGTSAMSQNQWAGMMAGDESYAGARSWTKFEKVVHDLTGMPYILPTHQGRAAERILYSHLGGEGKYFISNTHFDTTRANIEFSGALAYDIPILEAKDFSAHHPFKGNMDVVKLKELIRELGAKNIAGVILTVTNNSGGGQPVSMQNAREVGKICHEENILFILDMCRIAENAYFIHDREEGFKDRTFKEIAQEMCSYADACIMSAKKDGLVNMGGFLSLRSKDLSDACTQLLIITEGYATYGGLSGRDMEAIAIGLEEVFDPAYLHYRIRSTTYLGEALYKKGVPLIYPVGGHAVYIDAKGFYPNIPVEHYPGQALVCELYKMGGIRCVEVGSVMFGKYDDKGKLIPAPMELVRLAIPRRVYTQSHIDFVIEVFDEVIKAKDSARGLRITHEPHFLRHFTAQFELI from the coding sequence ATGCATTTCAAAACCATATTCGAACCCTTCCGCATAAAAATGGTGGAACCATTATCGGTAACTACAGAAGCTCAGCGAAAGGAATTTTTGGAAGAAGCACATTACAATCCATTTCTCCTCAAGAGTGAACAAGTGCTTATCGATTTTCTGACGGATAGCGGAACATCCGCGATGAGTCAGAATCAATGGGCAGGGATGATGGCAGGAGATGAATCCTATGCGGGAGCAAGGAGCTGGACAAAATTTGAAAAAGTCGTGCATGATCTCACCGGCATGCCATACATTTTGCCAACGCATCAGGGTAGGGCAGCGGAGCGGATTTTGTATAGCCATCTCGGTGGAGAAGGAAAATATTTTATCAGCAATACCCATTTCGATACGACACGTGCCAATATTGAATTCTCCGGCGCTCTCGCGTACGATATTCCAATTCTTGAAGCAAAAGATTTTTCCGCGCATCATCCTTTCAAAGGAAATATGGATGTGGTAAAATTAAAAGAACTGATTCGAGAACTGGGAGCAAAAAATATTGCCGGAGTAATTTTGACTGTCACCAACAACAGCGGGGGAGGTCAGCCGGTGAGTATGCAAAATGCGCGGGAAGTTGGAAAGATATGTCACGAAGAAAATATTCTGTTTATCCTGGACATGTGTCGCATCGCGGAGAATGCCTACTTCATTCACGACAGGGAAGAGGGTTTTAAAGACAGAACCTTCAAAGAAATCGCGCAGGAAATGTGTTCCTATGCTGATGCCTGTATCATGAGCGCGAAAAAGGATGGACTTGTAAACATGGGCGGATTCCTTTCCCTGCGTAGTAAGGATTTATCGGATGCCTGTACGCAATTGCTCATTATTACAGAGGGATATGCAACATACGGTGGATTGTCTGGCAGAGACATGGAAGCAATCGCTATAGGTCTGGAAGAAGTCTTTGATCCCGCATACCTGCATTACCGGATCAGGAGCACAACTTATCTGGGCGAAGCATTATACAAAAAAGGTGTACCGCTGATTTATCCGGTCGGTGGACATGCTGTGTATATTGACGCGAAAGGATTTTATCCGAATATTCCAGTTGAACATTATCCCGGACAAGCACTAGTGTGTGAATTGTACAAAATGGGAGGTATCCGTTGTGTGGAGGTTGGTTCTGTCATGTTCGGGAAATACGATGACAAGGGTAAATTAATTCCTGCTCCGATGGAATTGGTACGTTTGGCTATTCCTCGTCGTGTGTATACGCAAAGTCATATCGATTTTGTTATAGAGGTTTTTGATGAAGTAATTAAGGCAAAAGATTCTGCACGAGGATTAAGAATTACTCACGAGCCGCATTTCCTCCGTCATTTCACCGCGCAATTTGAATTGATCTGA
- a CDS encoding cbb3-type cytochrome c oxidase subunit I, whose translation MEKSDKLAKTFLITAMVCLLAGLLFGLAGGIQYVIPLWMKDSFPFTRLRPLHVSLVITWIFTAASGGIYYYLPRIVKQPLYSLKLGWLHYSLLVITILLISAGYFSGIFGGREYLEFPPVLGLLILSYWIVFLVNYFSTVRKYIGKWPIYLWMWSVGLIFFAFTFLESQLWIIPYFRDNIVRDTTIQWKALGSMVGSWNMMVYGTAFYLMEKISGKTSVVFARKTFFFFFLGLTNLMFNWGHHTYIVPASTWIRDVSYIISMTELLILGNIIYQWRSTVSEINRFGNINAFRFLSAADIWIFLNLILAILLSVPAINLHTHGTHFTVAHAMGTTIGINTMILLASLIYIRENYSGIQKTLKVSSGFWICNISLIIFWFSLLMAGFIKSLSQGQLTHQDILARQIPWFYAIAISGLLFLIGMILIIKSVVMTKSK comes from the coding sequence ATGGAAAAATCCGACAAGCTTGCGAAAACATTCCTCATCACAGCGATGGTTTGTTTGCTTGCCGGACTTTTGTTTGGATTGGCCGGTGGGATCCAATATGTAATACCGCTTTGGATGAAGGATTCATTTCCTTTCACACGTTTACGTCCATTGCACGTTTCACTTGTTATTACCTGGATTTTTACAGCCGCTTCGGGTGGTATTTATTATTATTTACCCAGAATTGTAAAACAACCATTGTATTCTCTCAAGCTGGGTTGGTTGCATTACAGTTTGCTGGTCATTACTATCCTCCTGATATCAGCCGGATATTTTTCCGGAATTTTTGGTGGCAGAGAATACCTGGAATTTCCTCCGGTACTTGGACTCCTCATCCTATCGTATTGGATCGTATTTCTGGTAAATTATTTCTCCACTGTCAGAAAATATATTGGCAAATGGCCAATCTATTTATGGATGTGGTCTGTCGGACTGATATTTTTCGCGTTCACTTTTCTGGAGTCCCAGCTTTGGATTATTCCTTACTTCCGTGACAATATTGTAAGGGATACGACAATACAATGGAAAGCATTGGGTTCAATGGTTGGCTCCTGGAATATGATGGTTTATGGAACGGCATTTTACCTCATGGAAAAAATAAGTGGTAAAACCAGTGTTGTATTTGCCCGAAAAACATTCTTTTTCTTCTTTCTCGGTTTGACAAATCTGATGTTCAACTGGGGACATCATACTTATATAGTACCTGCTTCTACCTGGATCAGGGATGTGTCCTATATTATAAGTATGACAGAACTTTTAATCCTTGGTAATATTATTTATCAATGGCGTAGTACAGTTTCAGAAATCAATCGTTTTGGAAATATCAATGCTTTCCGGTTTTTATCCGCGGCGGATATCTGGATTTTTCTCAACCTTATCCTGGCAATTCTGCTTTCGGTTCCCGCGATAAATTTGCACACCCACGGAACACATTTTACTGTCGCTCACGCCATGGGAACAACCATCGGAATCAATACCATGATTCTTCTGGCTTCTTTAATATATATCCGTGAAAATTATTCCGGTATTCAAAAAACATTAAAAGTATCATCCGGTTTTTGGATCTGTAATATTTCATTGATTATTTTTTGGTTTTCATTATTAATGGCAGGATTTATAAAATCACTTTCCCAGGGCCAGCTCACACACCAGGATATTCTCGCCCGCCAAATTCCATGGTTTTATGCAATTGCAATTTCTGGCTTGCTATTTTTAATTGGAATGATTCTAATTATCAAATCAGTTGTGATGACGAAGAGTAAATGA
- a CDS encoding c-type cytochrome: MKKTLYLSFALMLLIAGISSVSCKKDAEETPTPETPYTPTPYTLRVPTGWTTPVIPDFNPTTVEGIRLGRMLFYDDILSMNGRSCSSCHHPDKSYSTPLFITSGGESISVPPLINLAWNTDFEWYGQVAHMDHVPLGDFTPEFFDPNMDTIVARIKAHPLYPRYFYEAFNVKDVGAISSDELKLKTSYAIIQFVRTIISDSSKYDRVMRHQTAFTPEEMHGSTIYYTEAGDCFHCHGTPLLTNNVMTNNGLDTVFTGENRGYINVTGRPTDLGKFSAPTLRNIELTAPYMHDGRFQTLEEVIEFYNSGVHWNSPNIDPIMTKPFKEYGLMLSAQDKADLIAFLKTFTDTSVIHNPEYISPF; encoded by the coding sequence ATGAAAAAGACACTCTATTTATCCTTTGCGCTGATGTTGTTGATCGCGGGCATCAGCTCTGTTTCCTGCAAAAAAGATGCTGAGGAAACACCCACTCCGGAAACTCCTTATACTCCTACGCCTTACACCTTACGAGTTCCAACCGGTTGGACAACTCCGGTCATCCCGGATTTTAATCCAACAACCGTTGAAGGAATTCGTCTTGGGAGAATGTTGTTTTATGATGATATTCTTTCGATGAATGGAAGATCCTGTTCCTCCTGCCATCATCCTGACAAATCGTATTCCACTCCACTGTTCATCACAAGCGGAGGAGAATCTATTAGTGTACCACCGCTGATCAATCTGGCATGGAATACCGATTTTGAATGGTACGGACAAGTTGCTCATATGGATCACGTTCCACTGGGAGATTTTACCCCGGAATTTTTTGATCCGAATATGGATACAATTGTTGCAAGAATCAAAGCGCATCCTTTGTACCCTCGTTATTTTTATGAAGCATTCAATGTTAAGGATGTTGGTGCTATTTCTTCTGATGAGCTGAAATTAAAAACCTCTTACGCTATTATTCAATTTGTAAGGACCATTATTTCCGACAGCTCAAAATACGACAGAGTAATGCGTCATCAGACTGCCTTTACTCCTGAAGAAATGCACGGCAGCACAATCTATTATACTGAAGCAGGTGATTGTTTCCATTGTCACGGCACTCCATTACTCACCAACAACGTCATGACCAATAATGGTCTGGATACTGTGTTCACAGGAGAAAATCGCGGTTATATCAATGTCACTGGCCGCCCAACAGATCTCGGAAAATTCAGCGCGCCAACATTGAGAAATATTGAACTTACCGCGCCTTACATGCACGATGGAAGGTTCCAGACACTGGAAGAAGTAATCGAATTCTATAATTCCGGAGTCCATTGGAATTCTCCAAACATCGACCCCATCATGACCAAACCTTTCAAGGAATATGGACTCATGCTCAGTGCACAGGACAAGGCTGACCTAATCGCATTCCTGAAAACATTTACGGATACATCTGTGATCCACAATCCGGAATATATTAGTCCGTTTTGA